In one Oryza glaberrima chromosome 2, OglaRS2, whole genome shotgun sequence genomic region, the following are encoded:
- the LOC127761958 gene encoding uncharacterized protein LOC127761958 — MPPLTLDSLLHGGGEPEDECEDEFSGSDDDDGEDGGGGSEEWGGDVDGEYDPYSPAESLWLRIGEDIDWSEVGAVLEREDSTKGASNPKSAAACSCAGAPAARMPTCAGGGGTAKAVVIAGMPAAARKASREHERRRRRLGRARARARVFAGDAVEVAEPGSPKVSCLGGVRSRARAQQPCCPAAAAAGRRRWWCAPWLVSAACRRCWSAPPPRV, encoded by the coding sequence ATGCCACCGCTTACTCTCGACTCCCTcttgcacggcggcggcgagccggaggACGAGTGCGAAGACGAGTTCTCCGGctccgatgacgacgacggcgaggacggcggcggcgggtctgAGGAATGGGGCGGCGACGTTGATGGCGAGTATGACCCGTactccccagcggagtcgctgTGGCTCAGGATCGGGGAGGACATCGACTGGAGCGAGGTCGGGGCGGTGCTGGAGCGGGAGGACTCCACCAAGGGCGCATCCAACCCCAAGTCGGCCGCGGCCTGCAGCTgcgccggcgcgccggcggcgaggatgccgacgtgcgccggcggaggcgggacGGCGAAGGCGGTCGTCATCGCGGGGatgcccgcggcggcgcggaaggCCTCGAGGGagcacgagcggcggcggcggcggctcggccgcgCCCGAGCCCGCGCGCGGGTGTTCGCCGGGGACGCCGTGGAGGTGGCGGAGCCCGGGTCGCCCAAGGTGTCCTGCCTCGGCGGCGTCCGGtcgcgggcgcgggcgcagcAGCCGTGCTGTCCCGCCGCGGCAGctgcggggaggcggcggtggtggtgcgcgcCGTGGTTGGTgagcgccgcgtgccgccggtGCTGGAGCGCCCCGCCACCGCGCGTGTAG